One Myxococcales bacterium genomic region harbors:
- a CDS encoding AAA-like domain-containing protein: MVTLVAGGWAVEAGARSVASFSWRGSSHQRGRDSVSLPCMEVEEEAPLSGYGEPWLVRAVEERARGFLENGRVVFLSGPRFFGKSALLGRLGVSVAPVSLRDPARLLYELGGAELASVGEAVRHAARRGSSERPVVFHVTDGQAMSPFESGEDGARARGEVLGQLLGAFDEPEVRAHVRLVVTSHIPFVELGSEAYWAMRLPECTIGDLSAEETRAFGRLWGVDFAVGELEALRDRVGGHPYLTKLLFAAVAQGHSLERAIATSSDDDGPLAPFFRAAWEWLREPELLRAAKEAVELAQRPTTLATFALAVGGIVRPGSPPVPYGAVADWIRRLR; encoded by the coding sequence GTGGTGACGCTGGTCGCTGGAGGTTGGGCCGTCGAAGCTGGCGCCAGAAGCGTCGCGTCATTCTCGTGGCGCGGCAGCAGCCATCAACGCGGCCGGGATTCTGTTAGTCTCCCATGTATGGAGGTCGAAGAAGAGGCTCCCCTTTCCGGCTATGGCGAGCCGTGGCTCGTGCGTGCCGTGGAGGAGCGGGCTCGGGGCTTTCTGGAGAACGGGCGCGTCGTCTTCCTCTCGGGTCCGCGGTTCTTCGGCAAATCGGCCCTGCTCGGCCGGCTGGGCGTGAGCGTCGCGCCGGTTTCGCTGCGAGATCCAGCTCGGCTGCTGTACGAGCTTGGCGGGGCCGAGCTCGCGTCGGTGGGAGAGGCCGTTCGCCACGCCGCCCGCAGGGGCTCGTCAGAGCGACCGGTCGTATTCCACGTGACGGATGGTCAGGCGATGAGCCCCTTCGAGTCGGGGGAGGATGGCGCCCGTGCACGCGGTGAGGTGCTTGGTCAGCTGCTCGGTGCGTTCGACGAGCCCGAGGTGCGAGCCCACGTCAGGCTCGTGGTGACGAGCCACATCCCGTTCGTGGAGCTCGGTTCGGAGGCGTATTGGGCCATGCGGCTCCCAGAGTGCACGATCGGCGATTTGTCCGCGGAGGAGACCCGTGCGTTCGGGAGGCTATGGGGAGTCGACTTCGCGGTCGGCGAGCTCGAGGCGCTGCGTGACCGAGTGGGCGGCCATCCGTACCTCACGAAGCTTCTCTTTGCGGCCGTTGCGCAGGGGCACTCGCTCGAACGGGCGATCGCCACGTCGTCGGACGACGACGGCCCGCTGGCTCCGTTTTTTCGGGCGGCTTGGGAGTGGCTGCGGGAGCCCGAGCTTCTTCGCGCCGCCAAGGAGGCGGTCGAGCTCGCGCAACGGCCGACGACGCTCGCCACCTTCGCGCTCGCGGTGGGCGGCATCGTCCGTCCTGGCAGCCCGCCCGTCCCCTACGGTGCCGTAGCGGATTGGATCCGGCGGCTACGATGA
- a CDS encoding LEA type 2 family protein encodes MQRRAFLFALAAVPLVLACEKPKPPTLVVVKAQVTGVDARGMTLSVQVQATNPNDFDLVVSSFAGALTLEGKPAGNLALVRPITLTPGAARPLEVPLSLTWNDAGAIALLAISGKDLAYTFDGLATVGGSKITLPIPIAAKGTIPNKDIAKAAQKSLPALPFALPK; translated from the coding sequence ATGCAGCGCCGCGCCTTCCTCTTCGCACTCGCCGCCGTCCCGCTGGTCCTCGCGTGCGAGAAACCGAAACCTCCCACGCTCGTCGTCGTGAAGGCGCAGGTCACCGGTGTCGACGCACGAGGCATGACGCTCTCCGTGCAGGTCCAGGCCACGAACCCGAACGACTTCGACCTCGTCGTGTCGTCGTTCGCGGGGGCGCTCACGCTCGAAGGGAAGCCTGCCGGCAACCTCGCCCTCGTGCGCCCCATCACGCTCACTCCCGGCGCCGCCCGCCCGCTCGAGGTGCCCCTCTCCCTCACGTGGAACGATGCCGGCGCGATCGCGCTCCTCGCCATCTCCGGCAAAGACCTCGCGTACACGTTCGACGGCCTCGCCACCGTCGGTGGGTCCAAGATCACGCTCCCGATCCCGATCGCGGCCAAAGGCACGATCCCCAACAAGGACATCGCGAAGGCCGCACAAAAGTCGCTCCCCGCGCTCCCCTTCGCGCTCCCCAAGTGA
- a CDS encoding ATP-dependent Clp protease adaptor ClpS codes for MAHEYAPETIAVTAAAAALSVGLERPSVSPEVLLLALAQDCRVRALWPRGTTLDAELSAYERTQPPEPAQEKDGGWSPRCMKVIEATFERARRRGRFASRGDLFAGLVQAGGLAATIAAQLPFSYARLDDEGYPSPSGRSVVLYDDSTTTMELVVGVLRDVLDQTDYRATFLTYRTHYLGKAEIGPFTDAEERAERVRSMARDAGFPLRVEVA; via the coding sequence ATGGCACACGAGTACGCCCCCGAGACCATCGCCGTCACCGCCGCAGCCGCGGCGCTGTCCGTCGGCCTCGAGCGCCCCTCGGTGAGCCCCGAGGTGCTCCTGCTCGCCCTCGCCCAAGACTGCCGCGTCCGCGCGCTCTGGCCTCGTGGCACGACGCTCGACGCCGAGCTCTCGGCCTACGAGCGCACCCAGCCCCCCGAGCCCGCCCAGGAGAAAGACGGCGGGTGGTCACCTCGGTGCATGAAGGTCATCGAGGCCACGTTCGAGCGTGCGCGGCGCCGCGGGCGGTTCGCTTCCCGCGGTGATCTCTTCGCGGGGCTCGTGCAGGCGGGAGGCCTCGCGGCCACGATCGCGGCGCAGCTCCCCTTCTCGTACGCGCGCCTCGACGACGAGGGGTACCCTTCGCCGTCGGGCCGCAGCGTCGTGCTCTACGACGACTCCACGACGACGATGGAGCTAGTGGTGGGCGTGCTCCGCGACGTGCTCGACCAGACCGACTACCGCGCCACGTTCCTCACGTACCGCACGCACTACCTCGGCAAGGCCGAGATCGGCCCCTTCACGGACGCCGAAGAGCGCGCCGAGCGGGTGCGCTCCATGGCCCGCGACGCCGGATTCCCCCTGCGCGTCGAGGTCGCCTGA
- a CDS encoding serine/threonine protein kinase, producing MLEVVEESLTPGTVIAGQYRLERPIGQGGMGAVWAARDARGGLVALKVARTDKPGDAKHVERLVREARAASLVRHPNVVPVLAVVATAAGLPCLVMPLLEGESLRALFARRGALPWPECVRLFTGIASGLSAVHAAGIVHRDLKPENVHVRGEHAMVLDFGIAKEVVAGPGGETIPPSLTSTGVMVGTPHYMAPEQIFGERDIDARADVWAFGLMLYEALTGVLPTHGDGFGQVMKRITTADFPPVGAIVPGVPEALSRVVAAMLSRDRAARPSLATVASVLASPGSAPAGLPLAPPTTAPPPGVSPYASTALFVPGGTGATHSSPPPTTAPRAAGGGRALVLGAVGLLVLVLGGGGAALAIVFGDELRAGLGMGAGSASSAPSAPAPRPSVSPIASFDPPQGAASAVATGSSALGPSEVPSAAPTPKKPSQPPPAPTPEKPQRHAVFDAGIGNFNGMGSESPRLVKAVNESLPKLQSCYPAPTDDVAWSTYNRIFWPKGGGRVVRVVPVKNGAGQEPAAESAAMVACIERMFATFSIPDATGQADNDGGASYMFTSAGYRWRSGPPPKASGP from the coding sequence ATGCTCGAGGTCGTCGAGGAGTCGCTCACCCCAGGGACCGTGATCGCAGGGCAGTACCGCCTCGAGCGTCCGATCGGGCAGGGAGGCATGGGCGCCGTGTGGGCGGCGCGCGACGCGCGGGGAGGCCTCGTGGCCCTCAAGGTGGCGCGCACGGACAAGCCGGGGGACGCGAAGCACGTCGAGCGGCTCGTGCGAGAAGCCCGCGCTGCGAGCCTCGTGCGGCACCCGAACGTGGTGCCCGTGCTCGCCGTCGTGGCGACCGCCGCGGGCCTCCCGTGCCTCGTGATGCCGCTGCTCGAGGGCGAGTCTCTCCGGGCGCTCTTCGCGCGTCGGGGTGCCCTCCCGTGGCCCGAGTGCGTGCGGCTCTTCACGGGGATCGCGTCGGGGCTCTCCGCGGTGCACGCGGCGGGCATCGTGCACCGCGACCTCAAGCCCGAGAACGTGCACGTCCGCGGCGAGCACGCCATGGTGCTCGATTTCGGCATCGCGAAGGAGGTCGTCGCGGGGCCCGGAGGCGAGACGATCCCTCCCTCGCTCACGTCGACGGGCGTCATGGTGGGGACTCCGCACTACATGGCGCCCGAGCAGATCTTCGGCGAGCGCGACATCGACGCGCGTGCCGACGTGTGGGCCTTCGGCCTCATGCTGTACGAGGCGCTCACGGGCGTCTTGCCCACCCACGGCGACGGCTTCGGTCAGGTGATGAAGCGCATCACCACCGCGGATTTTCCTCCGGTCGGCGCGATCGTGCCCGGGGTGCCCGAGGCTCTCTCGAGGGTCGTCGCGGCGATGCTCTCGCGTGATCGCGCCGCCCGCCCGAGCCTCGCGACGGTCGCTTCCGTGCTCGCGTCTCCCGGGTCGGCGCCCGCGGGGCTTCCTCTCGCCCCACCGACCACGGCGCCACCTCCCGGGGTCTCGCCGTACGCGAGCACGGCGCTCTTCGTCCCGGGAGGCACGGGGGCGACGCACTCGTCCCCGCCTCCCACGACCGCGCCGCGAGCCGCGGGGGGTGGTCGCGCGCTCGTCCTCGGAGCCGTGGGGCTGCTCGTCCTCGTCCTCGGCGGTGGCGGTGCGGCGCTGGCCATCGTCTTCGGAGACGAGCTCCGCGCGGGGCTCGGGATGGGAGCCGGGTCCGCGTCGTCTGCCCCGTCAGCGCCTGCGCCGCGTCCTTCGGTGTCGCCGATCGCCTCGTTCGACCCACCACAGGGCGCGGCGAGCGCGGTGGCCACGGGCTCGAGCGCTCTCGGTCCCTCCGAGGTCCCGTCGGCTGCCCCCACTCCGAAGAAGCCTTCCCAGCCGCCGCCGGCGCCCACTCCCGAGAAGCCGCAGCGCCACGCGGTGTTCGACGCCGGCATTGGCAACTTCAACGGCATGGGCTCGGAGAGCCCGAGGCTCGTCAAGGCCGTGAACGAGAGCCTCCCCAAGCTGCAGAGCTGCTACCCCGCGCCGACGGACGACGTCGCTTGGAGCACGTACAACCGCATTTTTTGGCCGAAGGGCGGGGGTCGCGTGGTGCGCGTGGTCCCCGTCAAAAACGGGGCGGGGCAAGAGCCTGCGGCCGAGTCTGCCGCGATGGTCGCGTGCATCGAGCGCATGTTCGCGACGTTCTCGATCCCCGACGCGACGGGCCAGGCCGACAACGACGGCGGGGCCTCGTACATGTTCACGAGCGCGGGCTACCGGTGGCGCTCGGGCCCTCCTCCGAAGGCGAGCGGCCCTTGA
- a CDS encoding helix-turn-helix transcriptional regulator: MSTTAHRQSRHEVEPASFGALLRKHRTGHGMSQERLANDAEISTRHLSCLETGRAKPSRQMVLVLGSALELGLRERNALLEAAGFVAAYRDEPLDAPEAASLRRAVDLVLSGVEPNGAVACDRVFNVLQMNQGAARLFAAFVDLSTAPPEVVSNVLVATLHPLGLRPHIVNFDEVAALTLDRTRREAARAGGDEAVRLVMDRIAAIPDLPRPSVPITQGPFVTVHLKRGPLEARLFTTIATIGTAIDATAEDLRIETYFPADDATARLVKSLAAGIA; the protein is encoded by the coding sequence GTGAGCACCACTGCCCATCGCCAGTCCCGCCACGAGGTCGAGCCCGCGTCCTTCGGTGCCCTCCTTCGAAAACACCGAACGGGCCACGGGATGAGCCAGGAGCGCCTCGCGAACGACGCGGAGATCTCGACACGGCACCTGAGCTGCCTCGAGACGGGGCGCGCCAAGCCGAGCCGCCAGATGGTGCTCGTGCTCGGCTCGGCGCTCGAGCTCGGGCTCCGCGAGCGAAACGCGTTGCTCGAGGCCGCCGGCTTCGTGGCCGCCTACCGGGACGAGCCGCTCGACGCGCCCGAGGCGGCGTCCCTTCGCCGCGCCGTGGACCTCGTGCTCTCGGGCGTCGAGCCGAACGGGGCCGTCGCGTGCGATCGGGTCTTCAACGTGCTGCAGATGAACCAGGGCGCGGCGCGGCTCTTCGCGGCGTTCGTCGATCTCTCGACGGCCCCTCCCGAGGTGGTCTCCAACGTCCTCGTCGCTACGCTGCACCCGCTCGGTCTGCGCCCTCACATCGTCAATTTCGACGAGGTCGCGGCGCTCACGCTCGACCGGACGCGCCGCGAGGCCGCACGCGCGGGGGGCGACGAGGCCGTACGGCTCGTCATGGACCGGATCGCCGCGATCCCCGATCTGCCGCGCCCGAGTGTCCCGATCACGCAAGGGCCGTTCGTCACGGTGCATCTCAAGCGGGGGCCGCTCGAGGCGCGCCTCTTCACCACCATCGCCACCATCGGCACCGCCATCGACGCCACGGCCGAGGACCTCCGCATCGAGACCTACTTCCCCGCCGACGACGCGACCGCGCGGCTCGTGAAGAGCCTCGCAGCGGGGATCGCGTAG
- a CDS encoding phosphopantetheine adenylyltransferase, producing the protein MRDASRAVYILVGLVNLAPITGVASARALDRLYGTELEQEHLVTVLLRHRAVLLGLVGVGLVAAALRPELALAASSAGLVSMLSFVVVAARRREREVRRIVGIDAMASLALVAATVFGEVG; encoded by the coding sequence ATGCGCGACGCGTCCCGTGCAGTATACATACTCGTGGGGCTCGTGAACCTCGCCCCGATCACCGGCGTGGCTTCGGCGCGCGCGCTCGACAGGCTCTACGGCACGGAGCTCGAACAAGAGCACCTCGTCACGGTCCTCTTGCGCCATCGTGCCGTGCTCTTGGGGCTCGTCGGGGTGGGCCTCGTCGCGGCTGCGCTCCGCCCCGAGCTCGCCCTCGCCGCGTCCTCTGCGGGCCTCGTGAGCATGCTCTCGTTCGTGGTCGTCGCCGCGCGGCGAAGGGAGCGCGAAGTGCGGCGTATCGTCGGGATCGACGCGATGGCATCCCTCGCGCTCGTCGCCGCGACGGTGTTCGGCGAGGTCGGGTAG
- a CDS encoding DUF2071 domain-containing protein — MRFFDRALGFAPLGVLVGVVALGATHRAQVFPIAALGALVFLGVAALAEVRLRRLMPESTHGRMAPWRHPSGSVLARPLDFVASSRVISSWLEPLPIAVMESDIEDVVYVNYLLEAEKLEPFVPYGLALDRIGPGGKYALFSFLTYRHGHFGFRFLGPLRKLMPSPIQTNWRIHVKDPRTGTAGIYFVTNAIDYAMPALAARLFTEGMPMHVFARSSIVRDPTTGRIVLDFDPGAGTAPDAKASLVPCEAPELAGRWQETFGDYRGFLEYTIPQNRAMSGQPWHERVTRHEIELPVDLDKVEPLSGEVESRAGAAIVGSERPACFRVAGLHFVFSAELHDPVR; from the coding sequence ATGAGGTTCTTCGACCGCGCGCTCGGCTTCGCGCCCCTCGGGGTCCTCGTCGGGGTCGTGGCCCTCGGCGCGACGCATCGAGCCCAGGTCTTTCCCATCGCCGCGCTCGGCGCGCTCGTGTTCCTCGGTGTCGCCGCGCTGGCCGAGGTGAGGCTGCGGCGCCTCATGCCGGAGAGCACCCACGGTCGTATGGCGCCATGGCGGCACCCGTCGGGCTCGGTGCTCGCGCGCCCGCTCGACTTCGTCGCGAGCTCCCGAGTGATCTCCTCGTGGCTCGAGCCGCTCCCGATCGCCGTCATGGAGAGCGACATCGAGGACGTCGTCTACGTAAACTACCTCCTCGAGGCCGAGAAGCTCGAGCCGTTCGTGCCGTACGGCCTCGCGCTCGATCGGATCGGCCCGGGCGGGAAGTACGCGCTCTTCTCGTTCCTCACCTACCGGCACGGGCACTTCGGGTTTCGATTCTTGGGGCCGCTGCGCAAGCTCATGCCCTCGCCGATCCAGACGAACTGGCGAATCCACGTGAAGGACCCGCGCACGGGCACGGCGGGTATCTACTTCGTCACGAACGCGATCGACTACGCCATGCCGGCCCTCGCGGCGCGCCTCTTCACCGAGGGCATGCCCATGCACGTGTTCGCGCGGTCGTCGATCGTACGGGACCCCACCACCGGGCGAATCGTGCTCGATTTCGACCCCGGGGCGGGCACCGCACCCGACGCGAAGGCTTCACTCGTCCCGTGCGAGGCCCCCGAGCTCGCAGGCCGGTGGCAAGAGACGTTCGGCGACTACCGAGGATTCTTGGAGTACACGATCCCCCAAAACCGCGCCATGTCGGGCCAGCCGTGGCACGAGCGTGTGACGAGGCACGAGATCGAGCTCCCGGTCGACCTCGACAAGGTCGAGCCCCTCTCCGGAGAAGTCGAGTCGCGGGCAGGCGCGGCGATCGTGGGGAGTGAACGCCCCGCGTGTTTTCGTGTCGCGGGGCTCCACTTCGTGTTCTCGGCCGAGCTGCACGATCCGGTGCGCTGA
- a CDS encoding LysR family transcriptional regulator, which translates to MNLNHLAVFRAVAEEESFTGAAKRLGADKAHVSRVVRALEDELGVVLVTRTTRTVRLTPAGEGLLAIVRAPLDALSRAGTTIADRTKAPSGIVTLTTTPDLARVLVAPLLPAFRARFPEVSVRLRVGPEIESLSDPSLDMALRVGVETEREVRVRKLGELEAGFFASPRYLAARGTPKEPKELRGHETAWPYGTKKASFGGGHEPPPPSIACDDFAVVLEIGRAGGGVVVLPAHLAKPYVREGALVRLFPELVLRGAPLYLVTRRERPLPARVEALRAHLVANVGAELA; encoded by the coding sequence ATGAACCTGAACCACCTGGCCGTCTTTCGGGCGGTCGCGGAAGAAGAGAGCTTCACCGGGGCGGCCAAGCGCCTCGGGGCCGACAAGGCCCACGTGAGCCGTGTCGTGCGCGCGCTCGAAGACGAGCTCGGCGTGGTGCTCGTCACGCGGACCACACGAACGGTGAGGCTCACGCCGGCGGGGGAAGGGCTCCTCGCCATCGTTCGGGCCCCACTCGATGCCCTCTCTCGTGCGGGCACCACCATCGCCGATCGCACGAAGGCGCCCTCGGGCATCGTCACGCTGACGACGACACCGGACTTGGCTCGCGTGCTCGTGGCGCCGCTGCTCCCCGCGTTTCGTGCTCGTTTCCCCGAGGTGTCCGTGCGCCTACGGGTCGGCCCGGAGATCGAGAGCCTCTCCGACCCTTCGCTCGACATGGCCCTCCGCGTGGGCGTGGAGACGGAGCGAGAGGTCCGCGTGCGAAAGCTCGGCGAGCTCGAGGCGGGGTTCTTCGCCTCTCCGAGGTACCTCGCGGCGCGCGGCACACCCAAGGAGCCGAAAGAGCTCCGCGGCCACGAGACGGCGTGGCCCTACGGAACGAAGAAGGCGAGCTTCGGCGGCGGTCACGAGCCACCCCCTCCTTCGATCGCGTGCGACGATTTCGCCGTGGTGCTCGAGATCGGTCGCGCAGGCGGCGGTGTGGTCGTGCTCCCCGCGCACCTCGCGAAGCCTTACGTGCGGGAGGGCGCGCTCGTCCGCCTCTTTCCGGAGCTCGTGCTCCGCGGCGCGCCCCTCTACCTCGTGACGCGCCGAGAGCGCCCGCTCCCCGCGCGTGTCGAGGCGCTGCGCGCGCACCTCGTCGCGAACGTGGGGGCCGAGCTCGCGTAA
- a CDS encoding phosphotyrosine protein phosphatase encodes MCSKNQWRSPTAERVWRKHPALQVRSAGTSPSARRVLGRADLAWADVVLVMEEAHRRRIAEAFPGVAAEVVVLDIPDRYVFMDPELVTELEEAVGAVLGLRPPRR; translated from the coding sequence GTGTGCAGCAAGAACCAGTGGCGGAGCCCGACGGCGGAGCGTGTATGGCGCAAGCACCCCGCGCTCCAGGTCCGCTCGGCGGGCACGAGCCCGAGCGCGCGACGCGTGCTGGGACGCGCCGATCTCGCCTGGGCCGACGTCGTGCTCGTGATGGAAGAGGCGCACCGTCGCAGGATCGCCGAGGCCTTCCCCGGGGTGGCGGCCGAGGTCGTGGTGCTCGACATCCCCGACCGGTACGTCTTCATGGATCCCGAGCTCGTCACGGAGCTCGAAGAGGCCGTGGGCGCCGTGCTCGGGCTAAGGCCACCTCGGCGATGA